A single genomic interval of Brevundimonas diminuta harbors:
- a CDS encoding MaoC family dehydratase — translation MTKTSELPGLIGQEVGVSKWFDVTQARIDAFADCTEDHQFIHVDPEAARATPFGGTIAHGFLTLSLASAMSYDAVAPLEGVVMGVNYGFDKLRFLAPVAAGSRIRGRFKLLSAEDKGGGRWLLKHELTVEIDGADKPALIAEWLGMQMVDPKIEP, via the coding sequence ATGACCAAGACGAGTGAGCTACCGGGACTGATCGGCCAGGAGGTCGGGGTGTCGAAATGGTTCGATGTCACTCAGGCCCGGATCGACGCCTTCGCCGATTGCACCGAAGATCATCAGTTCATCCATGTCGATCCGGAAGCCGCCAGGGCCACGCCGTTCGGCGGAACAATCGCGCATGGCTTCCTGACCCTGAGCCTGGCTTCGGCCATGAGCTATGACGCCGTGGCCCCGCTGGAGGGCGTCGTGATGGGCGTGAACTACGGCTTCGACAAGCTGCGGTTCCTTGCGCCGGTGGCGGCAGGGTCACGCATTCGCGGTCGCTTCAAGCTCTTATCAGCAGAAGACAAGGGCGGCGGACGCTGGTTGCTGAAGCACGAACTGACGGTCGAGATCGACGGGGCCGACAAGCCGGCGCTGATTGCCGAGT